A genomic window from Gymnodinialimonas ceratoperidinii includes:
- the dddP gene encoding dimethylsulfonioproprionate lyase DddP: MNQAYRRTIRKIDPAKGAMLPDGTLNDNDRIEIGPTPLAYAEWEAAGLTLPDLPALRRYRLSRLVDQLQQRDLAGVLMFDPLNIRYATDATNMQLWNTHNPFRACLVCADGHMVLWEYKNAPFLADHNPLVREIRSGASMFYFTAGDRGAQVAETFSAEVAEILAERAGTNTRLAVDKIMLHGARALEARGLVLSDGELVTEHARKIKCADEILAMRCAVDACQKSLKAMEEAIEPGRTEDEVWAVLHAENIKRGGEWIETRLFSSGPRTNPWFQECGPRTLQPNEISALDTDLIGCYGLCVDISRTWWTGPGKPRPDMIEAMQHAHEHIMVNMERLRPGRSINDLVHNGHKLADKYWARKYSCQMHGVGLCDEWPHVGYPDHHHDDAFDYELEPGMMLCVEALVGEEGGDFCIKLEDQVLITETGYENLTTYPFDQALMGQS; the protein is encoded by the coding sequence ATGAACCAAGCCTACCGCCGCACCATCCGCAAGATCGACCCCGCGAAGGGCGCGATGTTGCCCGATGGCACCCTCAACGACAACGACCGCATCGAGATCGGGCCCACCCCGCTGGCCTATGCCGAGTGGGAGGCCGCGGGCCTGACCCTGCCCGATCTGCCAGCCTTGCGCCGCTACCGCCTCTCACGGCTGGTCGACCAGCTTCAGCAACGCGACTTGGCCGGCGTCCTCATGTTCGACCCGCTCAACATCCGCTACGCCACCGATGCCACCAACATGCAGCTCTGGAACACCCACAACCCGTTCCGCGCCTGCCTCGTCTGCGCTGACGGGCACATGGTGCTGTGGGAATACAAGAACGCGCCGTTTCTGGCCGATCACAACCCGCTGGTGCGCGAGATTCGCTCGGGCGCGTCGATGTTCTACTTCACCGCCGGCGACCGCGGCGCGCAGGTGGCCGAGACCTTCAGCGCCGAGGTGGCCGAGATCCTGGCCGAACGGGCGGGCACGAACACCCGCCTTGCCGTCGACAAGATCATGCTCCATGGCGCGCGGGCGCTGGAGGCGCGGGGGCTGGTCCTGTCGGATGGAGAGCTGGTCACCGAGCACGCCCGCAAGATCAAATGCGCCGACGAGATCCTCGCGATGCGCTGCGCCGTGGACGCGTGCCAGAAATCGCTCAAGGCGATGGAGGAAGCGATCGAGCCCGGCCGCACCGAGGACGAGGTCTGGGCCGTGCTCCACGCCGAGAACATCAAGCGCGGCGGCGAATGGATCGAAACGCGGCTGTTCTCTTCCGGCCCGCGCACCAACCCCTGGTTCCAGGAATGCGGCCCCCGAACCCTGCAACCCAATGAAATCAGTGCCTTGGATACCGATTTGATCGGCTGCTACGGGCTCTGCGTCGACATCTCCCGCACATGGTGGACCGGGCCGGGGAAGCCGCGCCCGGACATGATCGAGGCGATGCAGCATGCCCATGAGCACATCATGGTCAACATGGAGCGCCTGCGTCCCGGCCGCTCGATCAATGATCTGGTCCACAACGGGCACAAGCTGGCTGACAAATACTGGGCGCGGAAATACTCGTGCCAGATGCACGGCGTGGGCCTCTGCGATGAATGGCCCCACGTGGGCTACCCCGATCATCACCACGACGATGCCTTCGATTACGAGCTTGAGCCGGGCATGATGCTCTGCGTCGAGGCGCTGGTGGGCGAGGAAGGCGGCGATTTCTGCATCAAGCTGGAGGATCAGGTCCTGATCACCGAGACGGGGTACGAGAATCTGACCACATATCCCTTCGATCAGGCATTGATGGGGCAGAGCTAA
- a CDS encoding bifunctional alpha/beta hydrolase/OsmC family protein, which translates to MPTERFTFPGHAKDHLAARLDLPEGPHLATALLAHCFTCGKDVIAARRIAARLTSHGIAVLRFDFTGLGHSSGEFENTSFSSNVDDLIAAAATLAARGMAPSLLIGHSLGGAAVLRAAHNIPSSKAVVTIGAPFDPAHVAHNFGDALEMIDRDGVGEVDLGGRTIRIGRDFLDDVKAETLAEDIATLDRALLVLHAPRDAIVGIENATEIFVAAKHPKSFVTLDDADHLITGAKDADYAADVIASWAGRYLDLKHPAPPIGAPEGVTRVSEVDPDGFLQDVNAGPKHHVLADEPESYGGTDRGLTPYQLLAAGLGACTSMTIRMYARRKKWPLEHVSVDVTHNRVHAQDAGVDGGPLDEFTRVITLRGELDDAQRKRLREIADKCPVHKSLEAGATIKTELTQEAEAAST; encoded by the coding sequence ATGCCGACGGAACGCTTCACTTTTCCCGGTCACGCCAAAGATCACCTTGCCGCGCGCCTGGACCTTCCGGAGGGCCCGCATCTAGCGACGGCGCTGCTGGCGCATTGCTTCACCTGCGGCAAGGATGTGATCGCCGCGCGTCGCATCGCGGCGCGGCTCACCTCCCACGGGATCGCGGTTTTGCGCTTTGATTTCACCGGGTTGGGCCATTCCAGCGGCGAGTTCGAGAACACCTCCTTCAGCTCCAACGTCGATGATCTGATCGCCGCGGCCGCGACGCTGGCGGCCCGCGGGATGGCCCCCTCCCTGCTGATCGGACACTCGCTTGGCGGCGCCGCTGTCTTGCGGGCGGCGCATAATATCCCCTCTTCCAAGGCGGTCGTCACCATCGGCGCGCCCTTCGATCCTGCCCATGTGGCGCATAATTTCGGTGACGCGCTGGAGATGATCGACCGCGACGGCGTGGGAGAAGTCGATTTGGGGGGCCGCACCATCCGCATCGGTCGAGATTTTCTGGACGACGTGAAGGCCGAGACATTGGCCGAGGACATCGCGACCCTCGACCGCGCGCTTCTGGTCCTCCACGCGCCGCGCGATGCGATCGTCGGCATTGAAAACGCGACGGAAATCTTCGTGGCCGCCAAGCATCCCAAGAGCTTCGTGACCCTTGATGATGCCGACCATCTGATCACCGGCGCCAAGGATGCGGACTACGCGGCCGATGTGATCGCCTCATGGGCGGGGCGGTATCTTGACCTGAAACACCCCGCGCCGCCCATCGGGGCACCGGAAGGCGTGACCCGCGTCTCGGAGGTCGATCCCGACGGATTCCTGCAGGACGTGAACGCGGGGCCGAAGCACCATGTGCTCGCCGATGAACCGGAGAGCTATGGCGGCACGGACCGGGGCCTGACGCCCTATCAACTCCTTGCGGCGGGGCTTGGGGCCTGCACCTCGATGACGATCCGCATGTATGCGCGGCGCAAGAAATGGCCGCTCGAGCATGTCTCGGTCGACGTGACCCATAACCGGGTCCACGCGCAGGATGCGGGCGTCGATGGCGGCCCGCTGGACGAATTCACACGGGTCATCACGCTGCGCGGTGAACTGGATGACGCGCAACGCAAGCGGCTGCGGGAGATTGCGGACAAATGCCCGGTCCACAAGTCGCTGGAAGCGGGCGCGACGATCAAGACGGAACTGACGCAAGAGGCAGAAGCGGCGTCGACTTGA
- a CDS encoding Lrp/AsnC family transcriptional regulator translates to MSVQIDALDRKILIALQEDASRSLEEIAKHVGSSKTPVWSRIRKMKEAGVIGQQTVLLDADALGLEACFFVLIRTSEHEAEWQNKFLKTLRERAEVMEAHRLAGDIDYILKVRVANARAYDEFYQALISEVRIYNVTALLSMEEIKSTPLLPLASVPS, encoded by the coding sequence ATGTCTGTTCAGATCGATGCGCTCGACCGGAAAATCCTCATCGCCCTGCAGGAAGATGCGAGCCGCTCCCTTGAGGAAATCGCCAAGCATGTCGGCTCTTCCAAGACGCCGGTCTGGTCCCGGATTCGCAAGATGAAAGAGGCCGGGGTCATCGGCCAGCAGACTGTGCTTCTCGATGCCGATGCGCTCGGGCTGGAGGCCTGTTTCTTCGTGCTCATCCGCACCTCGGAGCATGAGGCGGAATGGCAGAACAAATTCCTGAAAACGCTCAGGGAACGGGCCGAGGTGATGGAGGCGCACCGGCTGGCGGGCGACATCGATTACATCCTCAAGGTCCGCGTCGCCAATGCCCGCGCCTACGATGAATTCTACCAGGCGTTGATCTCGGAGGTGCGGATCTACAACGTCACAGCACTCCTGAGCATGGAGGAGATCAAGTCGACGCCGCTTCTGCCTCTTGCGTCAGTTCCGTCTTGA
- the cysG gene encoding siroheme synthase CysG codes for MRHFPIFLDLRGRRVVLAGGGEAALAKLRLILKSEAHVTVFAADPAPEIVAWDAERRLRLVKRAFAPGDALGASLAYAASEDDAEDARVAELARADGALVNVVDNLDASAFITPAIVDRDPVTVAIGTEGAAPVLARKIKADLEAQLPASLGLLARIGQGFRAAANALPMGRKRRDFWSDFYFRKGPEALAKEGKEGVERALDGLLADHLRAAPEKGRVDLVGAGPGDPDLLTLKARKLLDQADVVIYDRLVSPEILELARREAQMINVGKKGFGPSTKQEDIATAMVDHALQGAHVVRLKSGDPGVYGRLDEEIDALDAAGVDWAIVPGVTAANAASAQIGQSLTKRGRNGALRFLTGHDVKGFAEHDWRSLARPGEVAAIYMGAKGARFLQGRLMMHGAGPDTPVTAIENASRADARVIASTLSRLPADLEEAAPEGPVILMLGLSPRANSFARLQQEAAQLPALQEEFA; via the coding sequence ATGCGCCATTTTCCGATCTTCCTCGACCTGCGGGGCCGACGTGTTGTCCTCGCCGGGGGTGGAGAGGCCGCGCTGGCCAAGCTGCGCCTGATCCTGAAATCCGAGGCGCATGTCACCGTTTTCGCGGCTGATCCCGCGCCCGAGATCGTTGCATGGGATGCCGAGCGCCGGCTGCGCCTTGTGAAGCGCGCCTTTGCGCCGGGCGATGCGCTTGGTGCCTCGCTGGCCTATGCCGCGTCGGAAGACGATGCCGAGGATGCCCGCGTGGCCGAGCTGGCGCGCGCTGACGGCGCCCTCGTCAACGTGGTCGACAACCTCGACGCCTCCGCCTTCATCACCCCCGCCATCGTCGACCGCGATCCGGTCACCGTCGCCATCGGGACCGAGGGCGCGGCCCCGGTTCTGGCGCGCAAGATCAAGGCGGATCTCGAAGCGCAATTGCCAGCCTCCCTCGGGCTGCTGGCGCGGATCGGGCAAGGGTTCCGCGCCGCTGCCAACGCCCTGCCCATGGGGCGCAAGCGGCGTGATTTTTGGTCGGATTTCTACTTCAGGAAAGGCCCGGAAGCCCTTGCGAAGGAAGGGAAAGAGGGCGTCGAGCGTGCGCTGGACGGCCTTCTTGCCGATCACCTGCGCGCCGCCCCCGAGAAGGGGCGCGTGGACCTCGTGGGGGCTGGCCCTGGCGATCCGGACCTTCTGACGCTGAAGGCGCGCAAGCTGCTCGATCAGGCTGACGTGGTGATCTATGACCGCCTCGTCTCGCCCGAAATCCTCGAGCTCGCCCGGCGCGAGGCGCAGATGATTAATGTCGGCAAGAAGGGCTTCGGTCCCTCCACCAAGCAGGAAGATATCGCCACCGCGATGGTCGACCACGCGCTGCAAGGTGCCCATGTCGTGCGGCTGAAGTCCGGCGATCCGGGCGTCTATGGTCGCCTCGACGAAGAAATCGACGCGCTGGACGCCGCCGGTGTGGACTGGGCCATCGTGCCCGGCGTCACCGCCGCCAATGCCGCGAGCGCGCAGATTGGCCAGAGCCTCACCAAGCGCGGCCGCAACGGCGCGCTGCGGTTCCTGACCGGTCATGACGTGAAGGGCTTTGCCGAGCACGATTGGCGCAGCCTCGCCCGCCCCGGCGAGGTCGCCGCGATCTACATGGGCGCGAAGGGTGCGCGGTTCCTGCAAGGCCGCCTGATGATGCATGGCGCGGGCCCCGACACGCCCGTGACCGCCATCGAGAACGCCTCGCGCGCCGACGCCCGCGTGATCGCCTCCACCCTCTCTCGCCTGCCCGCCGACCTCGAGGAAGCCGCCCCGGAGGGGCCGGTGATCCTGATGCTCGGCCTTTCGCCGCGGGCCAACAGCTTCGCCCGCCTGCAACAAGAGGCCGCTCAACTCCCTGCCCTGCAAGAGGAATTTGCCTGA
- a CDS encoding DUF2849 domain-containing protein: MPRTFTPKVVTANALLEGDVVYLTAHGDWTRDHAEADLIKDEGTAEIRLLEAQAQAHEVVGPYLADATPGARGPEPVHFREAFRTRGPSNYPHGKQEA, translated from the coding sequence ATGCCCCGTACATTTACCCCCAAGGTCGTCACCGCCAATGCCCTGCTTGAGGGCGACGTCGTCTACCTCACTGCCCATGGTGACTGGACCCGCGACCATGCCGAGGCCGACCTGATCAAGGACGAAGGCACCGCCGAGATCCGCCTGCTGGAGGCGCAAGCCCAGGCGCACGAGGTCGTCGGCCCCTATCTTGCCGATGCGACGCCCGGCGCGCGCGGTCCCGAACCCGTCCACTTCCGCGAGGCCTTCCGCACCCGCGGCCCCTCCAACTACCCCCACGGCAAGCAGGAGGCCTGA
- a CDS encoding nitrite/sulfite reductase, with translation MYAYTDFDRDFLAERNAQFRAQVERRIDGSLTEDEFKPLRLMNGLYLQLHAYMLRVAIPYGTLNGAQMRQLAMIADRWDKGYGHFTTRQNIQYNWPQLRDVPDMLDALGEVGMHAIQTSGNTIRNVTADHFAGAAAEEVADPRPVAELIRQWSTDHPEFQFLPRKFKVAVTGSAFDRAVTAAHDIGLRLVERNGEIGAMVLVGGGLGRTPMIGKVLADFVAFDDLLPYLEAIVAVYNLLGRRDNKYKARIKITVHENGIDEIRRLVDEEFIPRRAAFNGADMALLEKIKADFAAPDFVAGSGEFEAQYADDPVFRSFVDTNAVDHKHPDYTILTVSLKAHGATPGDATSDQMRVLADIAETYAHDELRISHEQNVILPHLPKRHLRTVFDTLAEAGLATANIGLASDIIACPGMDYCALATARSIPVAQQIATRFEELKLEHEVGPLKIKISGCINACGHHHVGHIGILGLDRAGVENYQITLGGDGGPDAVIGERAGPGFAYDQVVDAIERLVRGYLELRESADETFLDAYKRLGAAPFKAALYPEAKADAA, from the coding sequence ATGTATGCCTACACCGATTTCGACCGTGATTTTCTGGCCGAGCGCAACGCCCAGTTCCGCGCCCAGGTGGAGCGCCGCATCGACGGCTCGCTCACCGAGGACGAGTTCAAGCCGCTGCGCCTGATGAACGGCCTCTACCTGCAATTGCACGCCTACATGCTGCGCGTCGCAATCCCTTACGGCACGCTGAACGGCGCGCAGATGCGGCAGCTGGCGATGATCGCGGACCGGTGGGACAAGGGCTATGGCCATTTCACCACCCGCCAGAACATCCAGTATAACTGGCCCCAACTGCGCGACGTGCCCGACATGCTCGACGCGCTCGGCGAGGTGGGGATGCATGCGATCCAGACTTCGGGCAACACGATCCGAAACGTCACGGCGGACCATTTCGCCGGTGCAGCCGCCGAGGAGGTTGCGGACCCCCGCCCCGTGGCCGAGCTGATCCGCCAATGGTCCACCGACCACCCGGAGTTCCAGTTCCTGCCGCGGAAGTTCAAGGTGGCGGTGACCGGCTCTGCCTTCGACCGGGCGGTGACGGCGGCCCATGACATCGGCTTGCGGCTGGTGGAGCGCAACGGCGAGATCGGCGCGATGGTGCTGGTCGGCGGTGGCCTTGGCCGCACGCCGATGATCGGCAAGGTGCTGGCGGATTTCGTCGCCTTCGACGACCTGCTGCCGTATCTGGAGGCCATCGTGGCCGTCTACAATCTGCTCGGCCGGCGCGACAACAAGTACAAGGCGCGCATCAAGATCACCGTGCACGAGAACGGCATCGACGAGATCCGCCGCCTCGTGGATGAGGAGTTCATCCCCCGCCGCGCCGCCTTCAACGGCGCCGACATGGCGCTGCTGGAGAAGATCAAGGCCGACTTTGCCGCGCCGGATTTCGTGGCCGGAAGCGGAGAGTTCGAGGCCCAATACGCCGACGACCCCGTTTTCCGCAGCTTCGTGGATACCAACGCGGTGGATCACAAGCACCCGGACTACACGATCCTGACCGTCTCGCTCAAAGCCCACGGCGCCACGCCCGGCGATGCGACAAGCGACCAGATGCGGGTTCTGGCGGATATTGCCGAGACCTATGCCCATGACGAGCTGCGCATCAGCCACGAGCAGAACGTGATCCTGCCGCATCTGCCCAAGCGCCACCTGCGCACGGTCTTCGACACGCTGGCCGAGGCGGGTCTTGCGACCGCCAACATCGGGCTGGCCTCGGACATCATCGCCTGCCCCGGCATGGATTACTGCGCGCTGGCCACGGCCCGCTCGATCCCCGTGGCGCAGCAGATCGCCACGCGTTTCGAGGAGCTGAAGCTGGAGCACGAGGTCGGGCCGCTGAAGATCAAGATCTCGGGCTGCATCAACGCCTGCGGCCATCACCACGTGGGCCACATCGGCATCCTCGGCCTCGACCGGGCGGGGGTGGAGAACTACCAGATCACCCTTGGCGGTGACGGTGGCCCCGATGCGGTGATCGGCGAGCGCGCCGGTCCGGGCTTTGCCTACGATCAGGTCGTCGATGCCATCGAACGGCTGGTGCGCGGCTATCTGGAGCTGCGCGAAAGCGCCGATGAAACCTTCCTCGACGCCTACAAACGTCTTGGCGCGGCGCCCTTCAAGGCCGCGCTCTACCCGGAGGCCAAAGCAGATGCCGCTTAA
- a CDS encoding phosphoadenylyl-sulfate reductase, with protein sequence MPLKELAERRTLLHRKSDAQTIIAHALDDQAIGPVAMVSSFGADSVVLLHMLAQVDKGAPVLFVDTEFLFPATLTYQRDVAEHLGLTDIRVIKPSRAALLERDVDGILHHFDPDACCALRKTEPLERALEGFGGWITGRKRIHGGARQSLPLYEKNARRIKINPLADWTQTMVSDYIASHDLPRHPMVAQGFPSIGCQPCTTPAKDDEDPRAGRWRGQQKTECGIHFIDGVPQRRAS encoded by the coding sequence ATGCCGCTTAAGGAACTCGCCGAACGCCGCACGCTCCTGCACCGCAAGAGCGATGCGCAGACGATCATCGCCCATGCCCTCGACGATCAGGCCATCGGCCCGGTCGCCATGGTCAGCAGCTTCGGCGCCGACAGCGTCGTGCTGCTGCACATGCTGGCGCAGGTGGACAAGGGGGCGCCTGTGCTCTTCGTGGATACGGAGTTCCTTTTCCCCGCGACGCTGACCTACCAGCGCGACGTGGCCGAGCATCTGGGGCTGACAGACATCCGCGTGATCAAGCCCTCCCGCGCCGCCCTGCTGGAGCGCGACGTGGACGGCATCCTGCACCATTTCGACCCCGACGCCTGCTGTGCATTGCGCAAGACAGAGCCACTGGAACGCGCTCTGGAGGGCTTCGGCGGTTGGATCACCGGGCGTAAGCGCATACATGGTGGCGCGCGGCAATCGCTGCCGCTCTACGAGAAGAACGCGCGCCGCATCAAGATCAACCCGCTGGCAGATTGGACGCAGACGATGGTGAGCGATTACATCGCCTCGCACGATCTGCCGCGACACCCGATGGTCGCTCAGGGCTTCCCCTCGATCGGGTGCCAGCCGTGCACGACGCCCGCCAAGGACGACGAGGATCCACGCGCCGGACGGTGGCGCGGACAGCAGAAGACCGAGTGCGGCATTCATTTCATCGATGGCGTCCCGCAGCGACGCGCGTCCTGA
- a CDS encoding DUF934 domain-containing protein yields the protein MAQTIVTDTGFAPDDWNGCAAPLADGLPANATAVDVAPSDDVTLLADALTRLTMIRIGFPSSADGRGFTLARRLRAMGYRGRLRADGHVLADQYAMARRSGFDEVAIDAALAARQPEDQWLARADWRAHDYQARLRGASLARDNASRATGVA from the coding sequence ATGGCCCAGACGATTGTAACCGACACAGGCTTCGCGCCGGACGATTGGAATGGCTGCGCGGCCCCTCTGGCCGACGGGCTGCCCGCGAACGCGACCGCGGTGGACGTGGCGCCCTCGGACGACGTGACGCTCTTGGCGGATGCGTTAACGCGGTTAACCATGATCCGCATTGGCTTCCCCTCCTCCGCCGACGGGCGCGGGTTCACGCTGGCGCGCCGCCTGCGCGCCATGGGCTACCGGGGACGCCTGCGCGCGGATGGCCACGTGCTGGCGGACCAATACGCCATGGCCCGGCGTTCGGGGTTCGACGAGGTCGCCATCGACGCCGCCCTCGCCGCGCGCCAGCCCGAGGACCAGTGGCTCGCCCGCGCCGATTGGCGCGCCCATGACTATCAGGCCCGCCTGCGCGGCGCCTCGCTGGCCCGCGACAACGCGTCCAGGGCCACCGGGGTGGCGTGA
- a CDS encoding ferredoxin--NADP reductase, whose amino-acid sequence MTEQAPLTQTDVTPVKATPTLPDAQTVTEVKHYTDRLFSFRCTRPASLRFRSGEFVMIGLMGEPHPETGKQKPLLRAYSIASPSWDEELEFYSIKVPDGPLTSRLQHINVGDQIILRPKPVGTLVHDALIPGKRLWFFATGTGFAPFASLLREPQTYEDYDEIIITHTCREVGELTYGRDLIAALKEDELLNELIGEGFWKKIKYYPTTTREESPKMGRITDLMRSGEAFADLGVPPLSPETDRAMICGNLAFNLELKEMFEEYGLEEGANSRPAHYVVEKAFLD is encoded by the coding sequence ATGACCGAGCAAGCACCTTTGACCCAGACCGATGTCACGCCTGTGAAGGCGACCCCCACCCTGCCCGATGCGCAGACCGTTACCGAGGTCAAGCATTACACCGACCGCCTGTTCAGCTTCCGCTGCACCCGGCCCGCGTCGTTGCGCTTCCGCTCGGGCGAGTTCGTGATGATCGGCCTGATGGGCGAGCCGCACCCCGAGACCGGCAAGCAAAAACCGCTGTTGCGCGCCTATTCCATCGCCTCCCCCTCCTGGGACGAGGAGCTGGAATTCTACTCGATCAAGGTGCCCGACGGCCCGCTCACCTCGCGGCTGCAGCACATCAACGTGGGCGACCAGATCATCCTGCGGCCCAAGCCCGTCGGCACGCTGGTCCATGACGCGCTGATCCCCGGCAAGCGGCTGTGGTTCTTCGCCACCGGCACCGGCTTCGCGCCCTTCGCCTCGCTCCTGCGCGAGCCGCAGACCTACGAGGATTACGACGAGATCATCATCACCCACACCTGCCGCGAAGTGGGCGAACTGACCTACGGCCGCGACCTGATCGCAGCCCTGAAAGAGGACGAATTGCTCAACGAACTGATCGGCGAGGGTTTCTGGAAGAAGATCAAGTACTACCCGACGACGACCCGCGAGGAGAGCCCGAAGATGGGCCGCATCACCGACCTGATGCGCTCGGGCGAGGCCTTTGCGGACCTCGGCGTGCCGCCGCTTTCCCCGGAAACAGACCGCGCGATGATCTGCGGCAACCTCGCCTTCAACCTCGAGCTGAAAGAGATGTTCGAGGAATACGGGCTGGAGGAAGGCGCCAACTCCAGGCCCGCGCATTACGTGGTCGAGAAAGCGTTTCTCGACTGA
- a CDS encoding translation initiation factor 3 produces MSRALIIIVILAALGVGGYYLIQDDVPAVDAAGEAVEGAVEDVTTDAEEAAAEAAAAAEAAAAEAEAEAAAAAAAAAEEAAAEAEAEAAEAAAAAEAAAVAEAAAEAEAAAEAEAAAEAEAGAEEEAAGEEEVAAEEEADAEATGETEAAAEAEVAAEADVAAEAEAAAAAAEEAEAAAAAAQDAADVATEAAEEAAEETIEGAAEAASEAATEAADAATEAAADATQAAADASEAASEAVDAAGLADLFSIDGFDADAALEAVENADISAPVRLAVTTALEQARDNPELLGSALESARAALGIE; encoded by the coding sequence ATGAGCCGTGCTCTTATTATCATTGTTATTCTCGCAGCCCTCGGAGTGGGCGGCTATTATTTGATCCAGGACGACGTGCCTGCCGTCGATGCCGCCGGCGAGGCCGTTGAGGGCGCCGTCGAGGATGTGACGACCGACGCCGAGGAAGCGGCTGCAGAAGCGGCAGCCGCAGCCGAGGCCGCTGCCGCCGAAGCGGAAGCCGAAGCTGCCGCCGCCGCCGCCGCTGCCGCGGAAGAAGCGGCCGCCGAAGCGGAAGCTGAAGCGGCGGAAGCCGCCGCCGCTGCTGAGGCCGCCGCTGTTGCGGAAGCCGCCGCCGAAGCGGAAGCTGCCGCCGAAGCGGAAGCTGCTGCCGAAGCGGAAGCTGGCGCTGAAGAGGAAGCGGCTGGCGAAGAGGAAGTGGCTGCCGAAGAGGAAGCCGACGCAGAGGCCACCGGTGAGACCGAAGCTGCCGCTGAAGCAGAGGTTGCCGCTGAAGCGGATGTTGCTGCCGAAGCAGAGGCCGCTGCCGCCGCGGCGGAAGAAGCCGAAGCCGCTGCCGCTGCCGCTCAGGACGCCGCCGACGTTGCAACCGAGGCCGCGGAAGAGGCTGCCGAGGAGACCATCGAAGGTGCCGCAGAGGCTGCGTCCGAGGCCGCGACCGAAGCCGCCGACGCTGCGACCGAAGCCGCCGCTGACGCCACGCAGGCCGCCGCCGATGCATCCGAGGCCGCTTCCGAGGCCGTCGACGCCGCCGGTCTGGCGGATCTCTTCTCCATCGATGGTTTCGACGCCGATGCCGCGCTGGAGGCCGTCGAGAACGCCGATATCTCCGCGCCGGTCCGCCTTGCCGTCACCACGGCTCTGGAGCAGGCCCGCGACAACCCCGAACTTCTGGGCTCGGCGCTCGAGTCCGCGCGCGCGGCTCTCGGCATCGAATAA
- the infC gene encoding translation initiation factor IF-3, translating into MRLIGAEGENLGVVTPARAMDLAAEADLDLVEISPNADPPVCKIMDFGKFKYETQKREAEARKKQKTIDIKEVKMRPGTDDHDFMRKVNDAVKFLENGDKVKVTLRFRGREMAHQNLGREMLEKVVENIEGIGKIESMPRMEGRQMVMMINPVKTN; encoded by the coding sequence GTGCGCCTGATTGGTGCAGAGGGTGAAAACCTCGGTGTCGTGACACCCGCTCGCGCCATGGATCTGGCCGCCGAAGCGGATCTGGACCTCGTTGAAATCTCGCCGAACGCCGATCCGCCCGTGTGCAAGATCATGGACTTCGGCAAGTTCAAATACGAGACCCAGAAGCGCGAAGCCGAAGCTCGGAAGAAGCAAAAGACCATCGATATCAAGGAAGTGAAGATGCGTCCGGGTACGGACGATCACGACTTCATGCGCAAGGTCAACGATGCGGTCAAGTTCCTCGAGAACGGCGACAAGGTGAAAGTCACCCTGCGCTTCCGAGGTCGCGAAATGGCCCACCAGAACCTCGGCCGCGAGATGCTGGAAAAGGTTGTCGAGAACATCGAAGGCATCGGCAAGATCGAATCCATGCCCCGCATGGAAGGCCGCCAGATGGTGATGATGATCAACCCGGTGAAGACCAACTGA
- a CDS encoding FAD binding domain-containing protein — MYNFEFVKPGTVAEAVSALAQEEAQALGGGQTLLPTMKARLAQMETLVSLNGISEMIGIRHEGGKLCIGGATTHGAVAADGSYPGLSSLAARIGDPAVRNRGTIGGSLANNDPSACYPAAALASGATIVTDKREIAADDYFKGMFETALEDGEIITEVRFPVPEASNYQKFVQPASRFALVGVFVAKFAEGVRVAVTGASSDGVFRWTEAEDALNRDFSASAVESLGVPAGDMIADLHGSAEYRAHLIKVLTGRAVSAAA; from the coding sequence TATCAGCGCTCGCGCAGGAGGAGGCGCAGGCGCTGGGTGGGGGGCAGACGCTGCTCCCCACCATGAAGGCGCGGCTGGCGCAGATGGAGACCCTTGTCAGCCTGAACGGCATTTCCGAGATGATCGGGATCCGCCACGAGGGCGGCAAGCTCTGCATCGGCGGGGCCACGACCCATGGCGCGGTCGCGGCGGACGGCAGCTATCCGGGGCTATCCTCGCTCGCGGCGCGGATCGGGGATCCGGCGGTGCGCAACCGCGGGACGATCGGTGGTTCGCTCGCCAACAACGACCCCTCCGCCTGCTACCCCGCCGCGGCGCTGGCCTCGGGCGCGACGATCGTCACCGACAAGCGCGAGATTGCGGCGGATGATTACTTCAAGGGCATGTTCGAGACCGCGTTGGAGGATGGCGAGATCATCACGGAAGTGCGCTTCCCGGTGCCCGAGGCGTCGAACTACCAGAAGTTCGTGCAACCCGCCTCGCGCTTTGCGCTGGTGGGGGTCTTCGTGGCGAAATTCGCCGAGGGCGTGCGCGTGGCGGTGACCGGCGCGTCGTCTGACGGGGTGTTTCGCTGGACGGAAGCCGAAGACGCCCTGAACCGGGACTTCTCGGCTTCGGCGGTCGAGAGCCTCGGTGTACCGGCGGGCGACATGATCGCGGATTTGCACGGGAGTGCAGAATACCGCGCGCATCTGATCAAGGTGTTGACCGGACGGGCTGTGTCCGCGGCAGCGTGA